AAGGTGCTCCATGACGGACTCGTCGCCCCCAGATCTCAAGATCGCGTAGATCCGCTTCAATCCCTCGTTGAGCTGCCTCATTATGAAGGGCTCGTAGATCAAGGTCTCCCAGAGCGTGTCTTCCCCGTTGGCGTCGTAGAGAGGCGCTCCCATCTGGAAGCGTTCTAGCTGATTGTATTTTACCGGCAGATTGTGCTCTCGGTTGAAAGCGGTCAGGTAGAACCTCAGCGACTCGCTAATCGGGACCGACGGTTTTCGCTGGGTCTTGGCAATTCGCTGTCGCGAAGTTACACGAGGTGGTTGATCTAAAAAATCTCCTGGGTTGTCGGTCGATGCCACTTTTGTTTGCTTTTCCGTTGAGGTTCGAAAACTCAAACTATGCTCTCTAGGCAGCCTCACAAGGGCAAAGCGTCATTAAGTTTTGCCTCCCCGGAACCAAAGTTCCTCCAATGGGTGCGGTTGGTCGAGTGATTTGATCCAAGGTTTTCTGTCGCAAAAGTGGAGAAGTCGGCAGGTCTCCAGGCCGCTCAAGTCCGAATAGTCCTTTTTGATAAGGTTGTACTCAGGGGTGAGTAGACTCACGGCCATGCCGTTTCGGTGTATCCATTTGTTTACGATCCCTTGGTCGCCCGAATTGTACCCACCGCGGCCAGGTTCGTTTTGGGCGATTTCCTTTAGCTGAGAAATGGTCCTTTCTCCGAGCAAATCCCGGTGGATCGAGAGTACGCCTGTGTTTACCTCGGCTAAGTGCCCCTTGTAGCCTCGTGTTTTCCGAAAACCGGTGTCTGGGGCGGCCATTAAGGGACAGTCGTTTTCGCCCAATAGCTCCGGAACCGGTCCGAGGCAGAGAATATCGCTGTCCAGAAAGAGGTTTCTCCGGTATCCGAAATCCCGGAACGCTTCGAATTTGTAGAAGGTTTCAGCATGCCGGCGGGATCTACGTTTTTTGTAAGGCTGGATATCCCGATAAGAATCCGTTTCGAGTAAGACCTGCTTTTCCGTGATCGCTCGGAGCCTTGAGTCGGCTAGCGTTTCAGGGTCTTTGCTGAGGGCGACTACGGGGAGGGGCTGATTGTGGTGACGCCATGATTCCAGGAGCTTAAGCGTGCCGGGAAGATAAAGGGAGTCGGTCAAGACAACGATGCAGAAGTCGGTGTGCATAGCTCGGAGGCTACCGAATTTTGAGGGAGCGGAGTCGGTTCAATGCTGCCGCTAGGTCCTGAAGCCGCATGGCGGCTAAATCGTAGTCTCCAAGGAGGGACAAACCTTCCTCCTCAATCTTCTGAACTACGCAGGACAAGGCTTCCGGGAGGCTAAGCGTTTCGAAAAGTCGCTGGTCTACGGCGTAACGAAGGGCGGCTCCTATGGTTCGGACTTGGGAGGAATCTACCAATTGTGGAACGAGAGAAAGGTCGATTTCTTCTTTTCCGAAACCGAGTGAACGCAGGTCGCGAGCCTTGATTTTGCTTCTCGGCTGGGCACCGCGTCCTGAAACATAGGGATTGATGGAATCGGGTAGGGCGAAGCGAGAGGATTGCTCTGGCTGGAGAGCGAGCTTCTTGGGGCTCAGAGCAGCGGCATCTTGAGACGGGCCACTGAGCTTTTTGGCCTCCTGGGTCAGATCGCGTGGCAGGTAGTTGTCCATCGCAATAACCAAGTCGGCTGGTTCGAAATAGTCACCCGATCCTCCGAGCACGATGATGGTGGATACCCCACAATCCCGATACAGTGACCTAACTCGCTGGACGAAGGGGGTGATCGGCTCCTTGTCGGCGGCGATCAGTTTTTGCATTCGTTCGTCGCGTATCAGCAAATTGGTGGCAGAGATGTCCTCATCGAGCAGCAAGACCTTCGAGCCGGTTTCCAAGCTCTCAATGATTGAAGCAGCTTGAGAGGAGGAGCCGGATGCGTTTTGAGTGGAAAATGCTGAGGAGTCACGATCTCCCGGTAGCTTCCCGATAAAGGGGCTCAAGTCTATCCTAGCTACAGATCTGCCATCCTCGGCTCTCGTTTTTGCAGCATCGCTTAGAGCGACAACCAGCTCTCGACCATCTCCCGGGCGATGATTGTGAACGCCTCTTTCGATAGCGGCGAGAAGAGTGGATTTTCCGTGGTAGCCACCGCCAACGATCAGGGTGACTCCTTCAGGTATTGCCATCCCGGATACGACTCCTGCATGGGGAAGCTTGAAGCTTCTTCGTAGGGTGGTGGGGGATTGGAAGGCAACCGCCTCGGAAAGGGGGCCTTGGTCTACCCCGGATTTGCGAGGGAGAATGGCTCCGTTTGCTACGAAGGCTACCAGGCCATTTGGAGTTAACTGACTGCGGAGGTAATCCGCGTCTTCGGCGGCGTCTGCATAGCGTGATATTGTATCGAGATCATCGTCTCTGGGAATAAGAGCCGAGCTCACTATCTTTGGAAGTTGATTGAGGAGTAGCTCGCTCGCAGTCCTTCCATTTATGCGGCGTCCATTGGCTGGTAAGCCTAGGGAAAAGCTCGCTGTCGTCTCGTTCGTTCCGATTTGTAGGCAGCTTCGCTCCAGCATTTCCTGGCCTGGTGTGTCGATGCTGATCAGTCCTGATTTGCCGGAACCACGTTGGCCAGAAGCTTTTCGGCAGGCTTTGGAGAAGAGGGAGGCGAGGCAATTTTCGCTGCCGATGCGTCTGGACTTGTTGGAGAATGTCGAAGCTGGAAGCCCGGACCTTTGGTGGGAAATGGTTACGCTCACGCGAGAAGGGGAGGCAAATGGGTCTCCTTGCACTTTTTCAATTCGCAGCGTGAAGGACTCGAAATCGTAGCTTCCCTTGATGTCCCTGTAGGCTGGATACGGACGACCGTCGATGCGCTGCAAGAGGGTACGGAGTTCATTTGAACTTCTCATCACTCGAATTCTTGGAACGCTTCATCGAGCGCTTCTCTTGTGGTCTCAATGCGTGCTAAGCCAAAGTTATCAGCTGGGTTGGGGGATTCGATGACGGTTGCGAAAAACAATCTTCGGTCGTCTCGTACTGCCCAGCCCACCCACCAGCCAACGTTTAGGTTATTCTCCAATGTTGCCCATCCGGTTTTGGCGAAGTACTGCG
The sequence above is a segment of the Pelagicoccus albus genome. Coding sequences within it:
- a CDS encoding glycosyltransferase, encoding MHTDFCIVVLTDSLYLPGTLKLLESWRHHNQPLPVVALSKDPETLADSRLRAITEKQVLLETDSYRDIQPYKKRRSRRHAETFYKFEAFRDFGYRRNLFLDSDILCLGPVPELLGENDCPLMAAPDTGFRKTRGYKGHLAEVNTGVLSIHRDLLGERTISQLKEIAQNEPGRGGYNSGDQGIVNKWIHRNGMAVSLLTPEYNLIKKDYSDLSGLETCRLLHFCDRKPWIKSLDQPHPLEELWFRGGKT
- a CDS encoding ABC-ATPase domain-containing protein → MRSSNELRTLLQRIDGRPYPAYRDIKGSYDFESFTLRIEKVQGDPFASPSRVSVTISHQRSGLPASTFSNKSRRIGSENCLASLFSKACRKASGQRGSGKSGLISIDTPGQEMLERSCLQIGTNETTASFSLGLPANGRRINGRTASELLLNQLPKIVSSALIPRDDDLDTISRYADAAEDADYLRSQLTPNGLVAFVANGAILPRKSGVDQGPLSEAVAFQSPTTLRRSFKLPHAGVVSGMAIPEGVTLIVGGGYHGKSTLLAAIERGVHNHRPGDGRELVVALSDAAKTRAEDGRSVARIDLSPFIGKLPGDRDSSAFSTQNASGSSSQAASIIESLETGSKVLLLDEDISATNLLIRDERMQKLIAADKEPITPFVQRVRSLYRDCGVSTIIVLGGSGDYFEPADLVIAMDNYLPRDLTQEAKKLSGPSQDAAALSPKKLALQPEQSSRFALPDSINPYVSGRGAQPRSKIKARDLRSLGFGKEEIDLSLVPQLVDSSQVRTIGAALRYAVDQRLFETLSLPEALSCVVQKIEEEGLSLLGDYDLAAMRLQDLAAALNRLRSLKIR